From a region of the Parabacteroides sp. FAFU027 genome:
- the greA gene encoding transcription elongation factor GreA, giving the protein MAVNYMTEEGYKKLLEDLSYLETVKRPEISKQIAEARDKGDLSENAEYDAAKEAQGLLELKISQMKDVVANARLLDESQLTTDSVKILNKVKIRNTKNNAVMQYMLVSETEANLKEGKIAVNTPIAKGLLGKKVGDVVEINVPSGLMTFEVVDISI; this is encoded by the coding sequence ATGGCGGTTAATTATATGACCGAAGAAGGTTACAAAAAATTGTTGGAAGACCTTAGCTATCTGGAGACAGTTAAACGTCCCGAGATTTCTAAGCAGATTGCTGAAGCGCGTGACAAAGGTGACTTGTCCGAAAATGCCGAGTATGATGCAGCCAAAGAGGCACAAGGTCTTTTGGAGTTGAAGATTTCGCAAATGAAAGATGTCGTAGCTAATGCCCGTTTGCTGGATGAATCTCAACTTACGACTGACAGCGTGAAGATTCTGAATAAAGTGAAGATTCGTAACACGAAGAATAATGCAGTAATGCAATATATGCTTGTGTCTGAAACCGAAGCTAACCTGAAAGAAGGAAAGATTGCGGTGAATACGCCTATTGCTAAAGGGTTGTTAGGCAAAAAAGTGGGTGATGTTGTTGAAATCAACGTTCCATCTGGCTTGATGACTTTTGAAGTCGTAGATATTTCTATTTAA
- the pnp gene encoding polyribonucleotide nucleotidyltransferase, translating into MLNPIVKTIELGDGRTITIETGKLAKQADGSVMVRMGGTMLLATVCSAKNATPGTDFMPLSVEYKERYSAYGRFPGGFTKREGRPSDAEILTSRLVDRALRPLFPDDYHADTFVNIMLFSADGVDMPDCLAGLAASAALAVSDIPFNGPISEVRVARIDGKYIINPSFDQLKQADMDIMVGATMDNIMMVEGEMEEVSEAELLEAMKVAHDAIKVQCQAQIELAEMVGSTEKREYCHEENDEDLRKDVWAKCYDKAYVAASSCNPDKHARAEAFESILAEYKAGLNEEEVAAKGAMIAKYYHDVEKEAMRRSILDEGKRLDGRTTTEIRPIWCEVDYLPGPHGSALFTRGETQSLTTVTLGTKLDEKIIDEVLEKGRERFLLHYNFPPFSTGEARPSRGVGRREIGHGNLAHRALKRMIPADCPYSVRVVSDILESNGSSSMATVCAGTLALMDSGVKIKKPVSGIAMGLITDKGNVKFAVLSDILGDEDHLGDMDFKVTGTKDGITATQMDIKVDGLSYEILEKALAQAKEGRMHILGKITETIDAPRVDLKPHAPRIEVVIIPKEFIGAVIGPGGKIIQDIQEKSGAVITIEEIDGAGRVEIAGNNLECINIALSRVKAIVAVPEVGEVYKGKVKSIMAFGAFVEFMPGKDGLLHISEIDWKRFETMEETGLKEGDELEVKLLDVDKKTGKFKLSRKALFPRPPKPENKQ; encoded by the coding sequence ATGCTTAATCCAATCGTTAAGACAATCGAATTGGGTGATGGACGTACCATCACCATCGAAACCGGAAAGCTTGCCAAACAAGCTGACGGTTCGGTAATGGTTCGAATGGGAGGAACCATGTTGCTTGCAACTGTGTGTTCGGCGAAAAACGCAACTCCCGGAACCGACTTTATGCCGTTATCGGTAGAGTACAAAGAGAGATATTCTGCTTATGGTCGTTTCCCGGGCGGTTTTACCAAGAGAGAAGGTCGTCCTTCTGATGCTGAAATCCTCACTTCACGCTTAGTTGACCGCGCTCTGCGCCCCCTTTTCCCAGATGATTATCACGCTGATACATTTGTAAACATCATGCTTTTCTCAGCAGACGGTGTAGATATGCCTGACTGTCTGGCTGGTTTGGCTGCATCAGCAGCATTAGCTGTTTCTGATATTCCTTTCAACGGACCAATCTCTGAAGTGCGTGTTGCACGTATCGACGGTAAATACATAATCAATCCTTCATTCGACCAACTGAAACAAGCCGACATGGATATTATGGTAGGTGCTACCATGGACAATATCATGATGGTGGAAGGTGAAATGGAAGAAGTTTCTGAAGCTGAATTGCTCGAAGCTATGAAAGTGGCGCACGATGCAATCAAAGTTCAATGTCAGGCTCAGATTGAATTAGCTGAGATGGTTGGCAGCACTGAAAAACGTGAATATTGCCACGAAGAAAACGACGAAGATTTGCGCAAAGATGTTTGGGCTAAATGCTACGACAAAGCTTATGTCGCTGCATCATCTTGCAACCCTGATAAACATGCCCGTGCTGAGGCTTTCGAATCAATTTTAGCTGAATACAAAGCTGGATTGAATGAAGAAGAAGTTGCAGCAAAAGGCGCTATGATTGCTAAATATTACCACGACGTAGAAAAAGAAGCTATGCGTCGTAGCATTCTGGATGAAGGTAAACGTCTTGACGGACGTACAACTACCGAAATCCGTCCTATCTGGTGCGAGGTAGATTACCTACCGGGACCTCACGGTTCGGCCCTGTTTACCCGTGGTGAAACTCAGTCATTGACTACCGTAACTTTAGGGACCAAACTGGATGAGAAAATCATTGATGAAGTTTTGGAAAAAGGTCGCGAACGCTTCCTGTTGCACTACAACTTCCCTCCTTTCTCAACCGGAGAAGCTCGCCCTTCACGTGGTGTTGGCCGTCGTGAAATTGGTCACGGAAACCTGGCTCACCGTGCTTTGAAACGTATGATTCCTGCAGATTGTCCATATTCTGTACGTGTTGTATCGGATATTCTGGAATCAAACGGCTCGTCATCAATGGCAACTGTATGTGCAGGAACGTTGGCGTTAATGGACTCTGGTGTTAAAATCAAGAAACCCGTTTCAGGTATCGCAATGGGATTGATTACAGATAAAGGTAACGTGAAATTCGCCGTACTTTCTGATATCCTTGGTGACGAAGACCACTTGGGAGATATGGACTTCAAAGTAACCGGAACTAAAGACGGTATCACTGCGACCCAAATGGACATCAAAGTAGATGGTCTGTCTTACGAAATTCTGGAAAAAGCTTTAGCTCAGGCAAAAGAAGGCCGTATGCATATTTTGGGTAAAATCACCGAAACTATCGATGCTCCACGTGTAGACCTGAAACCTCACGCTCCACGCATTGAAGTTGTTATTATTCCAAAAGAATTCATTGGAGCAGTGATTGGCCCAGGTGGAAAAATCATTCAGGACATCCAGGAAAAATCTGGCGCAGTCATAACCATCGAAGAAATTGACGGTGCTGGTCGCGTAGAAATTGCCGGTAACAACCTTGAATGTATCAATATCGCTCTTTCCCGCGTAAAAGCTATCGTTGCTGTTCCTGAAGTGGGCGAAGTTTACAAAGGTAAAGTAAAATCAATCATGGCATTCGGTGCTTTCGTTGAGTTTATGCCGGGTAAAGATGGTCTGCTTCACATCTCTGAAATAGACTGGAAACGCTTCGAAACAATGGAAGAAACCGGACTGAAAGAGGGTGATGAATTGGAAGTTAAACTTCTTGACGTTGACAAGAAAACTGGCAAGTTCAAGCTTTCTAGAAAAGCCTTGTTTCCACGTCCTCCAAAACCTGAAAACAAACAGTAA
- a CDS encoding succinate dehydrogenase/fumarate reductase iron-sulfur subunit translates to MEKTINITLKVWRQRGPKEKGAFETYSLNGISTDSSFLEMLDILNESLVNEGKEPVVFDHDCREGICGMCSLFVNGHPHGPDEDVTTCQLHMRKFKDGETITIEPWRSAGFPVIRDLMVDRSAFDKIMQAGGYVSVNTGGIPDANAIPISKVDADEAMDSASCIGCGACVAACKNGSAMLFVSAKVSQFALLPQGRVEAARRAKAMVGKMDELGFGNCTNTGACEAECPKNISISNIARLNREFIAAKFQD, encoded by the coding sequence ATGGAAAAAACAATCAATATAACGCTGAAAGTTTGGCGTCAGAGAGGTCCGAAGGAAAAAGGTGCATTCGAGACCTATTCATTGAACGGTATCTCTACCGATAGCTCGTTCCTCGAAATGTTGGACATTCTCAATGAGTCATTGGTGAATGAAGGTAAGGAACCAGTGGTATTTGACCACGACTGCCGCGAAGGTATCTGCGGTATGTGTTCTTTGTTCGTGAATGGTCACCCACACGGACCAGACGAAGATGTAACAACTTGCCAGTTGCACATGCGTAAATTCAAAGATGGCGAAACTATCACTATCGAACCATGGCGTTCTGCAGGTTTTCCTGTAATCCGCGACTTGATGGTTGACCGTTCAGCTTTTGATAAAATCATGCAGGCTGGTGGTTACGTATCTGTAAATACAGGTGGTATTCCTGACGCTAATGCAATTCCTATCTCTAAAGTAGATGCTGACGAAGCAATGGACTCAGCTTCTTGTATTGGATGTGGTGCTTGTGTTGCCGCTTGTAAAAACGGTTCTGCAATGTTGTTCGTTTCTGCTAAAGTTAGCCAGTTTGCATTGTTGCCACAAGGTCGTGTAGAAGCTGCCCGTCGTGCAAAAGCGATGGTTGGTAAAATGGACGAACTTGGTTTCGGTAACTGTACCAACACTGGTGCTTGTGAAGCTGAATGTCCTAAAAATATCTCTATCAGCAATATTGCTCGTCTGAACCGCGAGTTTATTGCAGCTAAGTTCCAGGATTAA
- a CDS encoding HIT family protein, protein MATIFSKIASGEIPSYKIAESDKFYAFLDISPLTKGHTLVIPRQETDYIFDLDDALLAEMTVFAKKVAGAIKAAVPCKRIGVAVIGLEVPHAHIHLVPLHSEGDLNFSNPKLSLSAAEMALIAESIRCKF, encoded by the coding sequence ATGGCAACTATTTTCAGCAAAATTGCTTCCGGTGAAATACCCTCCTATAAAATAGCCGAAAGCGATAAATTTTATGCTTTTCTGGATATCAGCCCGTTGACAAAAGGACATACGCTGGTTATTCCCCGTCAGGAAACGGATTACATCTTTGATTTGGATGATGCTCTTCTGGCTGAAATGACCGTTTTTGCCAAAAAAGTGGCAGGCGCTATCAAAGCCGCAGTTCCGTGTAAACGCATTGGAGTTGCTGTTATTGGCCTGGAAGTGCCTCACGCTCATATTCATTTGGTGCCATTACACTCGGAGGGAGATTTGAATTTTTCAAATCCGAAACTGAGTTTAAGCGCTGCTGAAATGGCTTTGATCGCAGAATCCATCCGCTGTAAGTTTTAA
- a CDS encoding succinate dehydrogenase cytochrome b subunit, with product MSVSGLFLILFLLFHMSMNLVAVFSTEAYDAVCEFLGINWYALVGTLVLAAGFVIHIVYASILTLQNRKARGTERYAVTSTPKTVEWTSQNMYVLGAIVLGFMVLHLFNFWYKMMFAGLVSGQSESGAELVQQLFANPVYVVLYLGWFVALWFHLTHGFWSMFQSVGWNGKVWFNRLKCISNIFSTIVFLGFALVVVVFFLKSL from the coding sequence ATGAGTGTATCAGGCCTTTTCCTTATTCTGTTTTTGTTGTTTCACATGTCCATGAACCTGGTAGCGGTTTTCTCTACCGAGGCTTATGATGCGGTGTGTGAATTTTTAGGCATAAACTGGTATGCTTTGGTAGGTACACTTGTGCTTGCTGCCGGTTTTGTTATCCACATCGTTTATGCGTCTATTCTGACTCTTCAGAACCGCAAAGCTCGTGGTACAGAACGTTATGCAGTAACTTCAACGCCTAAAACTGTAGAATGGACTTCTCAAAACATGTATGTATTGGGTGCGATCGTTCTTGGCTTCATGGTATTGCACTTGTTTAACTTTTGGTACAAAATGATGTTTGCCGGATTGGTAAGCGGTCAATCAGAATCAGGCGCGGAATTGGTACAGCAATTATTTGCTAATCCGGTTTATGTCGTTCTTTATCTGGGTTGGTTTGTAGCTTTGTGGTTCCACCTGACTCACGGATTCTGGAGTATGTTCCAAAGTGTGGGTTGGAACGGTAAAGTATGGTTCAACCGTTTGAAATGCATTTCAAACATTTTCTCTACCATCGTATTCCTTGGATTTGCTCTTGTAGTTGTAGTATTCTTCCTGAAGAGCCTTTAA
- a CDS encoding thioredoxin-like domain-containing protein, with amino-acid sequence MRKIVVYGAALLALVSCGKSDKFSVTGKVESAKGDTLFLEQVGMNEVKVLDSVILSSDGEFKFKQKAPEFSPEFYRLRLKDQLINLSVDSTEEIDIKANAGKFATSYLVQGSENCAQIQKMNIGAIQTKLKIDSLLKLNQAKLISTEKFDSTVQNILKKYKAEASRYIFGNPKSGAAYFALFQKIHGYLIFDPYKKEDLRAFAAVATSYDVYHPNNPRSKHLKEFTLQAMKATRAPKPIQIKEEQVSVKGNFEVTLPDKKGSTQKLSSQIGKVVLLSFTAYQTKFSPEVNLELRSIYSSCKAKGFEIYQVSLDPDENYWKVSAANLPWICVRDADGQYSQYARTYNVSELPTFFILNKQGEVVKRVDNLKTLKAEVEKML; translated from the coding sequence ATGAGAAAAATAGTTGTTTACGGTGCCGCATTGTTGGCGTTGGTATCATGCGGGAAATCTGATAAGTTTTCTGTTACCGGTAAGGTTGAAAGTGCTAAAGGAGATACGCTTTTCTTAGAGCAAGTCGGCATGAATGAAGTAAAAGTACTTGATTCCGTTATTTTGTCTTCGGATGGTGAGTTCAAATTTAAACAAAAAGCCCCTGAGTTTTCTCCAGAATTTTATCGGTTAAGACTAAAAGATCAGCTAATTAACTTATCGGTTGATTCAACGGAGGAGATTGATATCAAGGCAAACGCCGGAAAGTTTGCAACATCGTATTTGGTGCAAGGTTCTGAGAATTGTGCTCAAATACAGAAGATGAATATTGGAGCTATTCAGACAAAATTAAAAATAGATTCTCTCCTCAAATTGAATCAGGCAAAATTGATTTCAACAGAGAAGTTTGACTCAACGGTACAAAATATATTGAAGAAATATAAGGCAGAGGCTTCCCGGTATATCTTCGGAAATCCTAAATCAGGAGCTGCATATTTTGCTTTGTTTCAAAAGATACATGGATACCTGATTTTTGATCCATACAAAAAAGAAGACCTCAGGGCTTTTGCGGCAGTGGCTACGTCTTATGATGTGTACCACCCCAATAATCCTCGATCTAAACACCTCAAAGAGTTTACCTTGCAGGCTATGAAAGCTACCCGTGCTCCAAAACCAATTCAGATTAAAGAAGAGCAGGTGAGTGTAAAAGGAAATTTTGAAGTAACGCTTCCTGATAAAAAAGGTAGTACCCAAAAGTTGTCTTCTCAAATTGGTAAGGTGGTATTGTTGAGCTTTACAGCTTATCAAACTAAATTTTCACCCGAAGTTAATCTTGAATTGAGAAGCATTTATTCCTCTTGTAAAGCTAAAGGATTTGAAATATATCAGGTGTCGCTTGATCCGGATGAGAATTATTGGAAGGTGTCAGCGGCTAACCTACCCTGGATTTGTGTGAGAGATGCTGATGGACAGTATTCTCAATATGCGCGCACTTATAATGTGTCGGAATTGCCCACTTTCTTTATTCTCAATAAACAAGGAGAAGTGGTGAAGAGAGTTGATAATCTTAAAACGCTGAAGGCTGAGGTTGAAAAAATGCTATAA
- a CDS encoding fumarate reductase/succinate dehydrogenase flavoprotein subunit: MSKIDSKIPQGPLAEKWSYYKAHQKLVNPANKRRLDIIVVGTGLAGGSAAASLGELGFNVLNFCIQDSPRRAHSIAAQGGINASKNYQNDGDSVYRLFYDTIKGGDYRAREANVHRLAEVSGSIIDQCVAQGVPFAREYGGLLDNRSFGGAQVSRTFYAKGQTGQQLLLGAYSALSRQVGKGSVKLYTRYEMLDVVIIDGRARGIIARNLVTGKIERFSAHAVVIATGGYGNTFFLSTNAMGSNGSAAIQAYKKGAYFANPCYAQIHPTCIPVHGEFQSKLTLMSESLRNDGRIWVPKKKEDAEAIRAGKLKPTQIIEDDRDYYLERRYPAFGNLVPRDVASRAAKERCDAGFGVGSTGLAVYLDFSDAINRLGQKTVEARYGNLFQMYDKIVDENPYETPMMIYPAIHYTMGGVWVDYELQTSIPGLFAIGEANFSDHGANRLGASALMQGLADGYFVLPYTIQNYLADQIRVPRFSTSLPEFEKAEKDVQARIDRLMNVKGQHSVDSIHKKLGLIMWDFVGMARTKESLETALEKIVELRKDFYSNVRIPGSGSDLNTELEKALRLEDFIMIGELMARDALNREESCGGHFREEFQTEEGEAMRQDDKFSYVACWKFEGEDKAPELLKEDLNYEFVKVQQRNYKA; this comes from the coding sequence ATGTCAAAAATAGATTCTAAAATTCCTCAGGGGCCATTGGCTGAAAAGTGGAGTTACTACAAAGCACATCAAAAATTGGTTAACCCGGCTAACAAACGCCGTTTGGACATCATCGTTGTCGGAACAGGTCTTGCCGGAGGTTCAGCAGCTGCTTCACTCGGTGAACTTGGTTTCAACGTATTGAACTTCTGTATTCAGGATTCACCTCGTCGTGCACACTCTATTGCTGCACAGGGTGGTATCAATGCTTCTAAAAACTATCAGAATGACGGTGACTCAGTTTACCGTTTGTTCTACGACACCATCAAAGGTGGTGACTACCGTGCTCGTGAGGCTAACGTACACCGTTTGGCTGAAGTATCTGGTAGTATCATTGACCAGTGTGTCGCTCAGGGTGTACCTTTCGCTCGCGAATACGGCGGTCTTTTGGATAACCGTTCTTTCGGTGGTGCGCAGGTATCACGTACTTTCTACGCAAAAGGACAAACAGGACAGCAGTTGTTGCTTGGCGCTTACTCAGCATTGAGCCGTCAGGTAGGCAAAGGTTCTGTAAAACTTTATACCCGCTACGAAATGCTCGACGTTGTAATCATCGACGGTCGTGCTCGTGGTATCATTGCCCGCAACCTCGTTACCGGTAAAATCGAACGTTTCTCAGCTCACGCAGTGGTTATCGCTACCGGTGGATACGGAAACACTTTCTTCCTTTCTACTAACGCTATGGGTTCTAACGGTTCTGCCGCTATCCAGGCTTACAAAAAAGGAGCTTACTTCGCTAACCCATGTTACGCTCAGATTCACCCAACTTGTATCCCTGTACACGGTGAGTTCCAGTCTAAACTGACTCTGATGTCTGAGTCCCTTCGTAATGACGGACGTATCTGGGTGCCTAAGAAAAAAGAAGATGCTGAAGCTATCCGCGCTGGCAAACTGAAACCAACTCAAATCATAGAAGACGATCGCGACTACTATTTGGAGCGCCGTTACCCTGCATTTGGTAACCTTGTCCCTCGTGACGTTGCTTCTCGTGCAGCTAAAGAACGTTGTGATGCAGGTTTCGGTGTTGGTTCTACCGGTTTGGCTGTTTACCTTGACTTCTCAGATGCTATCAACCGCCTTGGTCAGAAAACAGTAGAAGCTCGTTATGGTAACCTTTTCCAAATGTATGACAAAATCGTTGACGAAAATCCATACGAAACTCCGATGATGATTTACCCAGCTATCCACTACACAATGGGTGGTGTTTGGGTTGACTACGAATTGCAAACTTCTATCCCTGGTTTGTTCGCAATTGGTGAAGCTAACTTCTCTGATCACGGTGCTAACCGTTTGGGTGCATCAGCATTGATGCAAGGTTTGGCTGACGGTTACTTCGTATTGCCTTACACTATCCAGAACTATCTGGCTGATCAAATCCGTGTTCCACGTTTCAGCACTTCATTGCCTGAATTCGAAAAAGCAGAAAAAGATGTACAGGCTCGTATCGATCGTTTGATGAACGTAAAAGGACAGCACTCTGTTGATTCAATCCACAAAAAACTGGGTCTCATCATGTGGGATTTCGTAGGTATGGCTCGTACAAAAGAAAGCCTCGAAACAGCTTTGGAGAAAATCGTAGAATTGCGTAAAGACTTCTATTCAAATGTTCGTATCCCGGGTTCCGGAAGCGACCTGAATACAGAGCTTGAAAAAGCACTTCGTCTGGAAGACTTCATCATGATTGGTGAACTGATGGCTCGTGACGCGTTGAACCGTGAAGAGTCTTGCGGTGGTCACTTCCGTGAAGAATTTCAGACAGAGGAAGGTGAAGCTATGCGTCAGGATGATAAATTCTCATATGTAGCTTGCTGGAAATTTGAAGGTGAAGACAAAGCGCCTGAGCTTCTGAAAGAAGACCTGAACTACGAGTTCGTAAAAGTTCAACAACGTAACTACAAAGCGTAA
- a CDS encoding ABC-F family ATP-binding cassette domain-containing protein, with translation MISIDGLTVEFGGSPLFQDISFVINEKDRIALMGKNGAGKSTLLKVLAGERSPSRGKVSAPKDTVIAYLPQHLMTENSRTVFEETSQAFSQLFEMEAEIEELNKQLAERTDYDSDSYYELIEKVSTLSEKFYSIDATNYEEQVEKTLLGLGFSREDFTRPTGDFSGGWRMRIELAKILLRNPDVILLDEPTNHLDIDSIQWLEEFLTTSAKAVVVISHDRAFVDNITTRTIEVTMGRIYDYKVNYSKYLELRKDRRSQQQKAYEEQQKMIAENKEFIERFKGTYSKTLQVQSRVKMLEKLELIEVDEEDTSALRLRFPPSPRSGSYPVTADGVAKSYGDHLVFANANFMIERGEKVAFVGRNGEGKSTLVKCIMKEIEHDGHLTLGHNVQIGYFAQNQASLLDENLTVFQTIDDVAEGDIRNKIKDMLGAFMFGGEASTKKVKVLSGGERTRLALLKLLLEPVNLLILDEPTNHLDMKTKDILKAALQAFDGTLILVSHDRDFLDGLVTKVYEFGNKKVTEHLEGIYEFLQHKKMENLRELERKA, from the coding sequence TGAACGCAGCCCCAGCCGCGGAAAAGTGTCAGCTCCCAAAGATACAGTCATCGCTTACCTGCCTCAGCACTTGATGACGGAAAATAGCCGCACGGTATTTGAAGAGACATCGCAGGCTTTCTCCCAACTCTTTGAAATGGAGGCGGAGATTGAAGAGCTGAATAAACAACTGGCAGAGCGCACCGATTACGATTCGGACAGCTATTACGAGTTGATCGAGAAAGTCTCTACCCTGAGCGAGAAGTTTTACAGCATTGATGCGACCAACTACGAAGAGCAGGTGGAGAAGACTTTGCTGGGACTGGGATTCTCCCGCGAAGACTTTACCCGTCCGACCGGTGATTTCAGCGGGGGCTGGCGCATGCGTATCGAGCTGGCGAAAATTCTGTTGCGTAATCCGGATGTCATTCTGCTTGATGAGCCGACCAACCACCTCGATATTGACTCTATCCAATGGCTGGAGGAGTTCCTCACGACCAGTGCCAAGGCAGTAGTGGTGATTTCGCACGACCGCGCTTTTGTCGATAATATCACCACACGTACCATTGAGGTAACGATGGGCCGCATTTATGACTATAAGGTAAATTATTCGAAATACCTGGAGCTTCGCAAAGACCGTCGTTCTCAACAGCAGAAGGCTTACGAAGAGCAGCAAAAGATGATTGCCGAAAATAAGGAGTTTATTGAGCGCTTCAAAGGCACATATTCGAAAACCCTTCAGGTGCAGTCGCGTGTGAAGATGCTCGAGAAGCTGGAGCTGATCGAGGTGGACGAAGAGGATACTTCGGCTTTGAGACTGCGTTTCCCGCCATCCCCCCGTTCGGGTTCTTACCCCGTAACTGCAGATGGTGTTGCCAAAAGCTACGGCGACCATTTGGTTTTTGCCAATGCCAATTTTATGATTGAACGTGGTGAAAAGGTTGCGTTTGTGGGACGTAACGGTGAGGGTAAATCCACTTTGGTCAAATGTATCATGAAGGAGATTGAGCACGACGGCCATCTGACCCTCGGGCACAATGTGCAGATTGGTTATTTTGCCCAAAACCAGGCATCGTTGCTGGATGAAAACCTGACCGTATTCCAAACCATCGATGATGTGGCTGAAGGGGACATTCGCAACAAAATCAAGGATATGCTCGGTGCGTTTATGTTTGGCGGGGAAGCTTCTACGAAGAAGGTAAAAGTACTTTCGGGAGGAGAACGTACCCGTCTGGCGTTATTGAAACTGTTACTTGAACCTGTGAACCTGCTGATTCTCGATGAGCCGACCAACCACCTCGATATGAAGACGAAGGATATCCTCAAAGCAGCGTTGCAGGCATTTGACGGAACGTTGATCCTGGTATCGCACGATCGCGACTTCCTGGATGGATTGGTGACTAAAGTATATGAGTTTGGAAACAAGAAGGTAACCGAACACCTCGAAGGCATCTATGAATTCCTTCAACACAAGAAAATGGAGAACCTTCGCGAACTGGAAAGAAAAGCATAA
- a CDS encoding class I SAM-dependent methyltransferase, with product MKIIDKDAYGKGLLAYQKGMRNAKFTVHSDLAETEKWDVATFFRSFDKMPEIEQIALNRCEGRVLDAGAGAGSHALWLQNQGKEVTAIDISEGAVEVMKMRGVKAARLQDFFSMKEEKYDTLLLLMNGIGIVQSLDKFPEFFIQAKRMLNPGGKIVMDSSNIIYMYEEEDGSALINLNADYYGEMTYRMDFGNYKGVDFDWIYIDFDTLEALAHQHGFKCEKLYEDDHYHYLAELTL from the coding sequence ATGAAGATAATCGATAAAGATGCCTATGGCAAAGGTCTGCTGGCCTACCAGAAAGGCATGAGAAACGCCAAATTTACCGTTCATAGTGATTTGGCTGAAACGGAAAAGTGGGATGTCGCTACTTTCTTTCGCTCCTTTGATAAAATGCCCGAGATTGAGCAGATTGCATTGAACCGATGTGAAGGCAGGGTACTTGATGCCGGTGCAGGAGCGGGAAGTCATGCCCTTTGGTTGCAAAACCAGGGTAAAGAAGTGACGGCGATTGATATCTCGGAAGGCGCTGTGGAAGTAATGAAAATGCGTGGTGTCAAAGCTGCGCGTCTTCAGGATTTCTTTTCAATGAAAGAAGAGAAATACGACACATTGCTCCTTCTGATGAATGGCATCGGTATTGTGCAGTCATTGGACAAATTCCCCGAATTTTTCATTCAGGCAAAGAGGATGTTGAATCCGGGCGGTAAAATTGTCATGGATTCCTCGAATATCATTTATATGTATGAGGAGGAAGATGGCAGTGCCCTGATTAATCTCAATGCCGATTATTACGGTGAAATGACTTACCGCATGGACTTCGGCAATTATAAAGGAGTCGATTTTGACTGGATTTATATTGACTTCGATACACTGGAGGCATTGGCTCACCAACACGGCTTCAAATGTGAGAAGCTCTACGAAGATGACCATTATCATTATCTCGCAGAACTGACGTTGTAG